The window GGCGAAGGGCGACGGCTGATGGCCACCACCTCGTGCCCGCGCGAAAGCGCCTGCCGCACCAGCTCGCTGCCCACCGCGCCCGAAGCGCCGAGCACCGCCACCCGGCTCATCGCAGCACCTCGAGCGCCGAGGCGTGCAAACCCGGTGCGGCGACGAGGATGTCGGCCGCGTTGACGTCCCAAGCCGAACCCGCCAGGTCCGTGACGATCGCGCCCGCTTCCCCGGCCAGCAGGGACCCGGCCGCCGTACCCGGCAGGTCGGGTTCGTACTGCCAGAACACGTCGTACTGCCCGGAAGTCAGGCCCAGCAACGGAAACACCGTCGGGATCGTGTTGCGCACCAGCAACGCCCGCGAAGCCATCTCGACGAACGCACTCGCGAACCGCTCGTAAACACCACGGTCGTTGCCCGCCTGGCTGGCCGTCACCGCTGCCGCCGAAAGGTCCGTCTTGGCCGACACGCGCAACAGTTCTCCGTTGAGACGCGCTCCCTGCCCGCGCGCCGCCGTCCACGTCAGGTCACCGATCGGCCGGCGGACGACGGTCCGCTCCGGCTGCCCGTCCGTCACCAGCGTGATCGTCACGCCCCACTCCGGCAGGCCGTGCACGTGGTTGACCGCGCCTTCGGCGCCGTCGACCACCCACCACCGCCCCGGCGGCACGACCCGGCCGCGCTCGTCTTCGTCCCACCAGTCCACGCCGGGCACGGCGCCGTCGAGCGCCTCACGCACGATCGTCGTCGAGGTCGCTTCGAGCTGGGTGCCGAGCTCGTACATCGCCGCCCGGCCGGGCGGCCGGCTCGCCGGGTCGTACGAAGCGAGCAAAGCCAGCCCGGCCTTCTCGGCCGCCTGAACCATCAGCGTCAGCACGTTGTCGTTGGTCATGAAGCCATTACGGCACGACCGGCAGCCTGATTCAAATGCAATCTACTTAATCGACGAGTTACCGCCGCGCAGTTGTCTCAGTCCTTCCGCTGCGCCTTCGCCAGGTCGTCGCGGGACTTCG of the Amycolatopsis sp. NBC_01488 genome contains:
- a CDS encoding inositol monophosphatase family protein; this encodes MTNDNVLTLMVQAAEKAGLALLASYDPASRPPGRAAMYELGTQLEATSTTIVREALDGAVPGVDWWDEDERGRVVPPGRWWVVDGAEGAVNHVHGLPEWGVTITLVTDGQPERTVVRRPIGDLTWTAARGQGARLNGELLRVSAKTDLSAAAVTASQAGNDRGVYERFASAFVEMASRALLVRNTIPTVFPLLGLTSGQYDVFWQYEPDLPGTAAGSLLAGEAGAIVTDLAGSAWDVNAADILVAAPGLHASALEVLR